The sequence CCCTCTTCAAATATTCCAGGGCAATGTATTGAGAAATTGTTGGAGCACAGAAGTCTATTGGAGACTTCTCCATCAGGACTTTATCCCTGATCTCTCCTTTCGCTATTATCCACCCAATCCTAAAACCTGTTCCAAGAACCTTACTCAGTGTTCCAGCCACAATGACTCTTCCCTCTTTATCAAGCGCCTTCAATGGTCTTATTTCCCTCTCTTCGTATTTCATGAAATTATATGCTGTATCCTCAACTATCAAAAGGTCATACTCACTCGCGATTTCAAGGAGGGCTTTTCTTCTCTCTTCACTCATCGTAATTCCCATGGGATTCTGACCTGTTGGAATTGTGTATATGAACTTTATCTTCTGACCCTTTGACTTAAGCTCTCTAATCTTTTCCTGGAGAGCATCTATTTCCATACCTTCACTATCAACAGGAACCCCTTCAACTTTCGCCCCAAGCTGCTCAAACGCCAGTATTGTATTGATGTAGCTCGGATTCTCAGTGATTACAACATCTCCAGGATCGATAAGAACTCTTCCAAGCAAATCAAGAGCTCCAGTGCCTCCTACAGTTATTATTATCTCCTCTGAAGAAACCTCTATGTGCTCATACTTTCTGAGAAATTTAGCAACCTCTTCTCTGAGTTCAGGAATTCCATTTGCTGGGGTGTACATGACAGAGCTGGGAATATTAGCCAAAACTTCCTTTGCAAGCTCTCCCAAAACTTCTCTCGGAATTAAATTAGGATCCGGATCTCCAGCGGCTAAAGAGATGAGGTTTTTCCCTTTGCTCTGGAGCTCTGCAGCTTTTTTCATAACTTCTGCTAGTGCTGACCCTTTAATCCAGTTGGCCCTTCCAGCCAAAAATTTATTATAGTCCATGAGAACCCCCTCCAATGAGAATCTTAGCATTAAGATATATATCATCATGATATTAATATTTTGCCCATACAAAAGTACAAGCGAAAATATAAGAGTGGTGATACCATGAAGAAACCCAAGGTGTTCATCACCAGAAAAATTCCAGAGACTGGAATCAATATGATCAAACAGTATTATGAGGTAGAAGTCTGGAGAGATGAAAATGAGCCCCCGAGAGAAGTCCTGCTTGAGAAAGTTAGAAATGTTGATGCCTTAGTAACTCTGCTGAGCGACAAAATTGACGGAGAAATCCTTGACAATGCTCCAAGGCTTAGAATCATTGCCCAATACGCTGTCGGCTATGACAACATTGACATTGAAGAGGCGACGAAAAGAGGAATTTATGTAACCAACACGCCAGACGTTTTAACCGAAGCTACAGCAGATTTTGCTTGGGCTTTGCTTTTAGCAACAGCAAGGCATTTAGTTGATGCAGATAAATTTGTGAGGAGTGGAGAATGGAAGAAAAGAGGAGTTGCATGGCATCCGCTCATGTATCTCGGCTATGATGTTTATGGAAAGACAATCGGAATAATAGGATTTGGAAGAATAGGGCAGGCGATAGCGAGAAGGACCAAGGGCTTTAACATGAGAATCCTCTATTATTCTCGCACAAGAAAGCCTGAAAAAGAGAGGGAACTTGGAGCTGAGTTTAAACCGTTAGATGAGCTGCTTAGGGAGAGCGACTTCGTGGTTTTAGCAGTTCCATTAACAAATGAAACCTACCATATGATAAACGAGGAGCGCTTGAAGCTCATGAAGCCAACGGCAATACTTGTCAATATTGCAAGAGGAAAGGTTGTTGATACAAAAGCCTTGATTAAAGCTCTCGAAGAGGGCTGGATTGCTGGAGCGGGCTTAGATGTCTTTGAAGAAGAACCTTACTATAATGAGGAGCTTTTCAAGCTGAAGAATGTAACTCTCGCTCCCCACATAGGCAGTGCAACTTATGGAGCAAGATATGCAATGGCAGAGCTTGTTGCAAGGAATTTGATAGCCTTCGCTAAAGGTGAAGTTCCGCCGACACTTGTGAATAGAGAAGTGCTGAATGTTAGGAAGCCTGGATTTGGCCGATGAGGAGCTGGATCCGACCTGAAGGGTGATGAGGGAGGTACTGTCCGAGGCTTCAGATGATGATCCCACCCTTGGCTGATGTGATGATGAAGCCTCGTGGTTCTGACACCCTTACTTTACACCATTTCTTATATTAAATCTCTGAATCTCTTCGCATCATCACACATATAGACGTTGTTAAAGTAAACGTAGCTTTCCTTTTTGTTCCACTCTTTCACTCGTTCTGCAATCTTTTCAAGCTCTTCATCAGTATATTTGTGCTTGTAACTTATCCTCCCGTTTTCGTATGCCCCATGAAGGCGATAGTAATTGATGTCTCCTCTGTGGAGCGGCTTTCTGATGAGAGGGTCTGTTACATCAATGACATCAAATTCTCTCACGAATTTCTTTATCCCCTTCTCGCTCCAGCCTCTAAGCTCAACAGCTATCTCAATGTCCCTGCTTATCTTTGAGAAGAACTTTTCTGCATTGGCAAAGCTTTCCTCGGTTTCCTTAAAACTTTTGGGAAGCTGAATTAAAATGAACCGTGCGTTCAAAATTCTTGCTTCGTTGAGTGTTATCTCCCAATACTTGAAGACCTCATTAATAGGCCTTAAAAGTCCAACATCTTTGCTTGGCTTAACGTTGCTCCTCTTCCATGTTGGACTATTGGCTGGATGTGTTATTCCCTGAAAAGCCTTGATTGAAAACACAAATCCTTCAGGTGCTTCGCTCCTCCACTTTTTGATGGTCTTTTCTTCCAAAATTCGGTAAAAAGTTTGTTGAATTTCAACTGTCTTAAAATCTTGGAAGTATCTTTTGCGGGCTTCACAAAAGCCACAAGTGCCAACAAAAATCATGTAGTCTCACCAAAATTAGAATCGACAGTTCAAAAAATAAAGCTATTGACAAACCCCTATTTCCATTCCAAATGAGCTCTCTTAACAACCAAAACTCCTGAATAGGTGTATTCGTCCCAAACTTTCTCAACATCATCAAAAACTATCTTCGCTTTAAAGAATGGCGCATCCTTAACGAAGGTCTCAAATTCCCCGCCCTCCCCTCCAATGTGAATGCCATATTTTCTGTTCAGCTCTTTAAGTTCCTCAATGGCTTTTTCATCAATAATCCTTCCAAGCCACTTCTTATCCAGACCGTAAGCAGATACTCCAACTATCACAATCTCAAAGTCGGCATGCAGCATGTCCCTCAAAAGCATTTCTGGGTTCTTGTGCCAGAGAGGAGTGTAGCTTCTCAACCCAAGCTCATGACAAACCCTCTCAATCCTAACTCTCTGGTATTCGCTCTCCAAAGCTCCAGCAACAACTCCATCAATGTCTAATCCTTCAAGAACATTCTTCAAATCCTCAACTTCCTTCTCTTTTTCCCCAGTGGTGTATCCTTTGATTAGGGTAATCCCTATCGCCTCAGCCTGCAAATCTGTCAGATGAATGTTTGGGACATGATACATATAGCTCTCTTCACTTTTAGAGTGAATGCTAACCAAATATTTTACATCAAATCCCTGCTGCATTGCCCAATATAAGGCATAAGTTGAGTCCTTTCCTCCCGAAAATAAAGCTGCTATTTTCATATTCTCACCCGAAAGCTTTAAATTAACCTTTAGTGAATTTAATATTGGTATCAAAATAAGATTCTCAATGCATCTTAAAAAAGCTTGGGGGTGATCCAATGGTTCCAGAGAAGGCAGTAATTCTTGCAGCTGGACTTGGGACAAGGTTAGGAAAGCTAACTGAAGAAACTCCCAAAGGCCTTCTAAAAGTTGCTGGGAGAGAAATCCTTTATAGAACTATGAAAGTTCTTCAAGAACTAGGCGTTAGGGAGTTCATAATCATCACGAATCCAAAATACGAGACTAAATTTAGGAAATTTGCTGAGAAGAACGGCTTTAATGCTCGAATAATAATAATAATAAACGAACATCCAGAGAAAGGCAATGGATATTCACTTTATCTAGCCAAAGATTGGGTTGATGGAAGGTTCATCCTTGTAATGAGTGATCATATTTATGAGAGAGCATTTCTTGTGAAAGCAGCAAAAGGAGAGGGCTTAATAGTTGATGAAGCCCCAAGATATATTAGCATTGATGAGGCAACTAAGGTTAAAATCAAAGACCGCCATGTGGAAGACCTTGGAAAGCACCTCAAGGAGTTCGATGCCATTGATACTGGATTCTTTGTTTTAACTCCTGAGATATTTGAGGTTGCTGATGAAATTCTGTCAGAAAAAGGAAAAGCTGAGCTGAGTGAGATTGTGAAAAGGGCAAAGCTCAAAGTAACTTTTGTGAGTGGATTTTTCTGGATGGACATTGACACTCCAGAGGATATTAAAAAAGCTAGGAAGCTGATAGTTCAGACCTCTATAAAAGGGAAAGGAGATGGCTTCATATCAAGGCATTTGAACAGAAAGATTTCCACGAGGATAAGCACTCTCCTCGTTGATCACGTTACTCCCGACCAGATGACCGTTGTAACTTTCTTGCTTGGCATTTTATCAGCCCTAGTGAATTTTATTAGCATCTCCCTGGCTGGGATTCTGTATCAAATAAGCTCTATCCTTGACGGTGTTGATGGAGAGATTGCACGTGCAAGCATGAAGACGAGCAGATTCGGCGGCTATGTTGACTCAATCCTTGACAGATACGTGGACTTCGCATTTTTGTTGATATTAGCTTACGTTACAATTAAAGAACCTCTCTGGTGGGCGATAGCTGTGACAGCAATCTTTGGCTCTGCGATGGTGAGCTATTCAACGGAGCGCTATAAGGCAGCATATGGAAGCGACATTTACAAAGAAATATCCACAATGCGATACCTTATCGGAAAGAGGGACGAGAGGATATTCCTAACAATGTTATTCTGCTTAGCTGGGCAAATAAAAGCTCTCTTTACTCTATTAGCGATCTTAACAAATCTTAGAATAGCGGCGACAATGTACCTAGTATGGAAAAATAAGAGAGGTTAAACCAAAAACTCCAGAGCTTTTTCTGTCTTTTTATCAAACAGAACGATTCTGTCTTCCCTAATCTTCACTGTTACCTTCTCTCCAAATGTGAAGTGCTCTCCCTCTGGTGCAAACACTTTAATAAAAGCCCCATCAACGGAGACAGTAACTATCTGCTCCCTCCCAAGAGGTTCGAAAGAGTAAACCTCTCCAACTAACCCTTCACTGATGCCCTTTACAACCTCTGCATCATGCGGTCTAAATCCAAGGAGCACTTCCTTTATGTCGAGCTTTTCAATCAGCTCCTTATACTGAGCAGGAACAGGTATCCTGCTTTCATAAACCCTTAAGTAACCATTTTCAACCTCCGCTTCAACAAAGTTCATGGGCGGATTTCCAAGGAATCCTCCAACGAACTTGTATTTTGGCTTGTAGTAGACGTCATCTGGAGTCCCTACTTGGAGTATCTTCCCTTCCCTAATCACAGCTATTCTGTCGGCCATTGCCAATGCCTCAGCTTGGTCGTGGGTAACATAAACTGCCGTAATGCCTAACTCCTTCTGCAATCTCTTCAGCTCAGCTCTAACCTCAATTCTAAGCAGAGCATCTAAGTTACTCAGAGGCTCATCCAAGAGCAGAACATCCGGCTCTTTAACTAAAGCTCTCGCTATTGCAACTCTCTGCTGCTGACCACCGCTGAGCTGCCATGGATATCTGTCGAGCAAGTTCTCGATGTGAAGCATCTTTGCAACTTCCCTCACTTTCTTTTCAATTTCCTGCTTTGGGACTTTTCTCAGCTCAAGGGGGAATGCTATGTTGTCAAAAACTTTCATGTGGGGATAGAGCGCCCAGTTCTGGAAGACTAAGCCAACATTTCTGTCTTTTGGTGGAACCTCTGTAACATCTCGATCGTCAAAGTAAATTCTCCCGCTTGTCGGCTTGTAAATCCCGGCTATTGTGTATAGCAGAGTAGATTTTCCACTTCCTGACGGGCCCAACAAAGCCATGAACTCTCTATCATTAATCTCCAGATTAATATTATCTAGAGCCGTGAAGTCTCCGAATTTTTTGGTTATCTCCTTGAGGATAATCTTAACCATCTCAACCACCTCAACCTTTGATTCCACCCGAATAACCTTGCAGTAATATCTGCTGCGCCGTAAGGAAGAATATTATCGTCGGGAGCAGATAGAGAGTTCCGGCAGCAGCTATTAGGGGCATGTGAGAATACTCAGCCTCAATGTTTGCTTCAATGAATGTTGCTAAAGTCTGGTCAATGAGGAAGGTTCTCACGTAGATTATGTCCTGCCAGCCAGCCAAGAATGCAAACAAAGCGACTGCCAATATGCCCGGCTTGATTAAAGGCAGCATGATCTTCCACCAGACTTTTATCCTTGAGGCTCCGTCAATTATGCCCGACCACTCAAATTCCCATGGTATTGTGTCAAAGAAGCCCTTCATTAACCAGACAGACATTGGAATTTCGAGAGCTGCCCTCGCTAAGATTACGTAGAAGAATGAATAGAGCCTTATTATATCTGGACTCTGTGGAAAGGTTAAACGGTAGAGCAGATAAACACCAACAATCAACGCAACGCCGGGGAAGGCATGTAAAATTAGCAGCAGAACCATCATGTGCTTTCTTCCCCTAAAGTCAATTCTTGAGAGCGAGTAGCCTGCCAAAGCGCTAATAAAAGTTACAACTCCAGCCACTCCTAAGGCAACTACAAGCGTGTTGAATGTAACTTTCAATATGTTAGTCCTTATTCCACCCGTTGTAGCTAGTTTCCCTTGGAACACATTAATCCAGTTTTCCAAAGTAAAGCGGAATGAGCTCAAATCTAAGTTGGTGAGCATCTCCTTGCTGAAGCTTGAAAGCACTAATAGAGAAAAGCCAAGGATCAAAGGCAAACTTGCGAAGAGGATTGCAAGGATGATTATCCACTCATACCTGCTTGGTCTTGTTTCTACGTCCTTCATCAGAAGTCACCTCTTGGCCTTTTCATCATTTTCTCAAATTGTAGAACTTTTAAAGTTACAAAACCTCCGATTATGCCTATGATTGACAGAATCACTGCTGCAGCGGCTGCTAATCCTTGATCTTGCTCTCCTCTACCGAAGGCTGTGTTGAATACATATAATGCAAGGGTAGTTCCATAGTCTTTGTTCACTAAGTCCCACTGGACTAGAAGGAAGATGTGCGGATATGTTGTGAGCAAACTTAAGAACTGCCATGTTAAAACATAGAGGAAGTGCCACTTTGTGAGGGGAATTAGGATTTTTCTTGAAATTTCCCAAGCTGATGCACCATCAACCCTCGCAGCAATGATAAGCTCCTTTGGAATCTGATTTAAGGCTGATGTGAAGACTATCATACCAAAACTAACACCAACAAGACCATTCACAAAAATAATTATGCTCCAAGCTCCCCAAGGTACAGTTTGACCCCAAGGAATTGGCTGAGAAATTACCCCAAGCTTCATTAAAATTGAATTTAATGTTCCAATTTCACTCCCATGGAAGAAATAATACCAAACAAGACTGTAAACAGCAATTGGGGACATTCTCGGCAGAAGCCAGAGGAGCCTAAAACTTGAAGCTGGCTTTTCACTTATGAAGAAAGTAGCTAAAGCTAACGCTAAACCTCCAAAAACGTTAATGATGAGCGTAATCCCAACGAAAACCACAGTTGTTAAAATTACAGCCTTAAAAGTTGGGTCGTGCTGGAACATGTAAAACAGTCTTTGATAGTTGTAGAATCCGACAAATTCTGTGAGATATTTCTCAACGTTCCAGTTCCTCATTCGAGTGAAGCTTATGTAAACGGTCATAACTAAAGGCACCAAGTAAAACAGCACAACCATCAAAATCATTGGAGAAAGAAAAAAGGAAAGGGCTGTAAACTTCTCCCTATTGATTTTATTCATGTTCTCACCTCTTCACTGTGGGAACTTCCAGTCCTTTGGAATCTCTCCGACGATTTCGACATTTTGAGCAAGCTCTGGGTCTGCCTTAACTTTCTGGATGATGTAGTTAACTCCATCTTCTGGTGTCATTTCGCCTCTGAGAACCTTGTC is a genomic window of Thermococcus sp. M39 containing:
- a CDS encoding carbohydrate ABC transporter permease; its protein translation is MKDVETRPSRYEWIIILAILFASLPLILGFSLLVLSSFSKEMLTNLDLSSFRFTLENWINVFQGKLATTGGIRTNILKVTFNTLVVALGVAGVVTFISALAGYSLSRIDFRGRKHMMVLLLILHAFPGVALIVGVYLLYRLTFPQSPDIIRLYSFFYVILARAALEIPMSVWLMKGFFDTIPWEFEWSGIIDGASRIKVWWKIMLPLIKPGILAVALFAFLAGWQDIIYVRTFLIDQTLATFIEANIEAEYSHMPLIAAAGTLYLLPTIIFFLTAQQILLQGYSGGIKG
- a CDS encoding DUF72 domain-containing protein codes for the protein MIFVGTCGFCEARKRYFQDFKTVEIQQTFYRILEEKTIKKWRSEAPEGFVFSIKAFQGITHPANSPTWKRSNVKPSKDVGLLRPINEVFKYWEITLNEARILNARFILIQLPKSFKETEESFANAEKFFSKISRDIEIAVELRGWSEKGIKKFVREFDVIDVTDPLIRKPLHRGDINYYRLHGAYENGRISYKHKYTDEELEKIAERVKEWNKKESYVYFNNVYMCDDAKRFRDLI
- a CDS encoding bifunctional L-myo-inositol-1-phosphate cytidylyltransferase/CDP-L-myo-inositol myo-inositolphosphotransferase yields the protein MVPEKAVILAAGLGTRLGKLTEETPKGLLKVAGREILYRTMKVLQELGVREFIIITNPKYETKFRKFAEKNGFNARIIIIINEHPEKGNGYSLYLAKDWVDGRFILVMSDHIYERAFLVKAAKGEGLIVDEAPRYISIDEATKVKIKDRHVEDLGKHLKEFDAIDTGFFVLTPEIFEVADEILSEKGKAELSEIVKRAKLKVTFVSGFFWMDIDTPEDIKKARKLIVQTSIKGKGDGFISRHLNRKISTRISTLLVDHVTPDQMTVVTFLLGILSALVNFISISLAGILYQISSILDGVDGEIARASMKTSRFGGYVDSILDRYVDFAFLLILAYVTIKEPLWWAIAVTAIFGSAMVSYSTERYKAAYGSDIYKEISTMRYLIGKRDERIFLTMLFCLAGQIKALFTLLAILTNLRIAATMYLVWKNKRG
- a CDS encoding carbohydrate ABC transporter permease, coding for MNKINREKFTALSFFLSPMILMVVLFYLVPLVMTVYISFTRMRNWNVEKYLTEFVGFYNYQRLFYMFQHDPTFKAVILTTVVFVGITLIINVFGGLALALATFFISEKPASSFRLLWLLPRMSPIAVYSLVWYYFFHGSEIGTLNSILMKLGVISQPIPWGQTVPWGAWSIIIFVNGLVGVSFGMIVFTSALNQIPKELIIAARVDGASAWEISRKILIPLTKWHFLYVLTWQFLSLLTTYPHIFLLVQWDLVNKDYGTTLALYVFNTAFGRGEQDQGLAAAAAVILSIIGIIGGFVTLKVLQFEKMMKRPRGDF
- the gyaR gene encoding glyoxylate reductase produces the protein MKKPKVFITRKIPETGINMIKQYYEVEVWRDENEPPREVLLEKVRNVDALVTLLSDKIDGEILDNAPRLRIIAQYAVGYDNIDIEEATKRGIYVTNTPDVLTEATADFAWALLLATARHLVDADKFVRSGEWKKRGVAWHPLMYLGYDVYGKTIGIIGFGRIGQAIARRTKGFNMRILYYSRTRKPEKERELGAEFKPLDELLRESDFVVLAVPLTNETYHMINEERLKLMKPTAILVNIARGKVVDTKALIKALEEGWIAGAGLDVFEEEPYYNEELFKLKNVTLAPHIGSATYGARYAMAELVARNLIAFAKGEVPPTLVNREVLNVRKPGFGR
- a CDS encoding TIGR00289 family protein produces the protein MKIAALFSGGKDSTYALYWAMQQGFDVKYLVSIHSKSEESYMYHVPNIHLTDLQAEAIGITLIKGYTTGEKEKEVEDLKNVLEGLDIDGVVAGALESEYQRVRIERVCHELGLRSYTPLWHKNPEMLLRDMLHADFEIVIVGVSAYGLDKKWLGRIIDEKAIEELKELNRKYGIHIGGEGGEFETFVKDAPFFKAKIVFDDVEKVWDEYTYSGVLVVKRAHLEWK
- a CDS encoding PLP-dependent aminotransferase family protein; amino-acid sequence: MDYNKFLAGRANWIKGSALAEVMKKAAELQSKGKNLISLAAGDPDPNLIPREVLGELAKEVLANIPSSVMYTPANGIPELREEVAKFLRKYEHIEVSSEEIIITVGGTGALDLLGRVLIDPGDVVITENPSYINTILAFEQLGAKVEGVPVDSEGMEIDALQEKIRELKSKGQKIKFIYTIPTGQNPMGITMSEERRKALLEIASEYDLLIVEDTAYNFMKYEEREIRPLKALDKEGRVIVAGTLSKVLGTGFRIGWIIAKGEIRDKVLMEKSPIDFCAPTISQYIALEYLKRGYFEEYHLKRALQGYKEKRDAMINALQEYLPNAEFTKPIAGMFVMLFLPENADGMAFASELMERKGVVVVPGKPFYTDESGRNTIRLNFSRPSKEDIDEGIKRLAELYNEKF
- a CDS encoding ABC transporter ATP-binding protein, whose translation is MVKIILKEITKKFGDFTALDNINLEINDREFMALLGPSGSGKSTLLYTIAGIYKPTSGRIYFDDRDVTEVPPKDRNVGLVFQNWALYPHMKVFDNIAFPLELRKVPKQEIEKKVREVAKMLHIENLLDRYPWQLSGGQQQRVAIARALVKEPDVLLLDEPLSNLDALLRIEVRAELKRLQKELGITAVYVTHDQAEALAMADRIAVIREGKILQVGTPDDVYYKPKYKFVGGFLGNPPMNFVEAEVENGYLRVYESRIPVPAQYKELIEKLDIKEVLLGFRPHDAEVVKGISEGLVGEVYSFEPLGREQIVTVSVDGAFIKVFAPEGEHFTFGEKVTVKIREDRIVLFDKKTEKALEFLV